GCTCACGATACAGGAAATTCCCGCGCTCAATGCGGCGCTCAACGCAACGGCGACAGTGCTGATGACTGCAGGTTTTGTCTTCATCCGAAGTAAACGCATCGCGGCCCACCGTGCCTGCATGATGTCAGCCGGATTTGTCTCCGCACTTTTTCTGGTCGGATACGTCGCTCACAAGATCCTCGTCCGAGGCGTGCACACACCCTTTGGCGGAGAAGGATGGATCCGGGGTATCTACTTCATCATGCTGATGACGCACATCGTGCTTGCAATGGCGATAGCCCTGCTTGTGCCGCGAACATTCTATCTGGCTTTGACGGGCCAGATCGACCGGCATCGCCGATGGGCCCGATGGACGTTTCCCATCTGGCTGTACGTGAGCGTTACGGGAGTTCTTGTCTATTTCTTCCTGTACCGCTGGTGGCCCGCAGCTTCCTGATCCGAATCATCGGGAAATCTCAGAGGAGTGGAGACAAAATGAGCCCCGGCGGGATGCGCCCGCGGGCACCAACAAAAAGACCGCGCTTCGCAGCGCGGTCTGAGAAAAGCGGAAATCTTGCTGGTCCTGACTTCTTATTTGACCACCAAGACACCCTTCATGCCCGACATGGCGTGCGCGGGGAAGGAGCAGACAAACGGATACTCGCCTGGCTCGGTGGGAGCCTTGAAACTTACCTCGTCAACCTGTTTCGGTCCGAGAAGCTTCGTGTGGACGATCACCTTGCTGGATTCAGCAGCTGGAATGTAATCGGTAGCCTTGGCAGCCACGGCAGCCGTGCAGAAAGCCAACGGATCGGTTCCTGCCTTGAGGAGCACCCAATTGTGGCCCATGGCCTCCTTGGGCAGGGTGCCCTTATTGTGCAACGCGACCTTCAGGCTCTCGCCCGGAGTTGCCTCGATGCGGGTCACCGAAAACTTCATGGTATCCGATGCGTCAATGTTGATGACGCGAGCACCTTGAGCGGCAGCAGCTGCCGGGGCGGGCGCCGCTGAGGATGGAGCCGCAGGTGCTGCGGTTTCCTTCTTTGAACAGCCCACGATCAGGACCAGGGAACAAAGCGATGTAAGGAGGAATGATGATTTCATGTGCCCCGACATCCTACACGAACGCACGTCAAGTGCAACCCATAGATTTGCCCAGAATTTACATTACGGACGCTTCAGGCTATGCGGATGGCTGCCTCAAAAATGCACAACCCCCGTCTGCTCATGGCAGACGGGGGTTGGCGGGTTGATGCCGTCGATTGACGG
The Phycisphaeraceae bacterium genome window above contains:
- a CDS encoding DUF420 domain-containing protein, with the translated sequence MLTIQEIPALNAALNATATVLMTAGFVFIRSKRIAAHRACMMSAGFVSALFLVGYVAHKILVRGVHTPFGGEGWIRGIYFIMLMTHIVLAMAIALLVPRTFYLALTGQIDRHRRWARWTFPIWLYVSVTGVLVYFFLYRWWPAAS